One Pseudomonadota bacterium genomic region harbors:
- a CDS encoding alanine-zipper protein: protein MRIQLTGAARALAVVAAAATLTGCTALEEKVDRALQLAEQASSDASSALSTANSAASAASSAQSTADQALSAANAAQRAADRANACCNANTDKIDRMFEEVTRK, encoded by the coding sequence ATGCGCATTCAGCTGACGGGTGCCGCGCGCGCCCTCGCCGTTGTTGCTGCCGCTGCCACCCTGACCGGCTGTACTGCTCTTGAGGAAAAGGTGGACCGCGCTCTGCAGCTGGCAGAACAGGCTTCTTCCGACGCCAGCAGTGCTCTGTCGACGGCTAACTCGGCCGCATCCGCGGCTAGCAGCGCCCAGAGCACGGCCGATCAGGCCTTGAGCGCCGCCAACGCAGCCCAACGTGCAGCCGACCGGGCCAACGCCTGCTGCAACGCCAATACGGACAAGATCGACCGCATGTTCGAGGAAGTGACGCGCAAGTAG